A genomic window from Triticum urartu cultivar G1812 chromosome 7, Tu2.1, whole genome shotgun sequence includes:
- the LOC125525086 gene encoding uncharacterized protein LOC125525086 isoform X2: protein MVTRFSSTSRVREASRDAIRKWRQWLWNQDAGRPQTDYLVEGVGDLEMGEELLHPSVRDNLWLWLRRGAPTDARDKPTSHPKKSKPIELNTQLPAQLSPTGYLSPSSESEDPTDAKGEPSSRLENSKPVAELNKKIPAQRTPTGYLRPSSKSEDPTDASGEPGSRSENSEEFKKEPFLNRAKFKKELAAQKSQNDSGEIKTGGLLPIVNFHDRQVQVEEWKKEAEQFETDFAEMVMKIHRFPPSLRGLSRRYIVPMVVSIGLYHHGSSNLHDMEKVKRVATHHFIKDSGHSFEEMHSTIFSIIGVARSFYDTKHAKVDVGDAEFAAIMFIDGCFLLQYMFICTDPGKLPPSLLSCFESNQACISNDIMLLENQLPWLVVETLRRFKHVPVEDFIGKMGRTLQIRGDIDRRPVVLNRMYKTPHLLGTLMFHIVGITNDSAPLSDPNGSRSMSKSISAIELAEIGIELTPGKTTKFMDMGMKKGFLSGEIFLAPLLLDDVRSCWLVNMVAYEVCAGMATCAGNETNTSKTVVCSYLSFLAMLMDREEDVHELRSKRLVQGELTNKETLDFFKMLVKHISGGALYVHIMEEVESYKLNRWMWIKVHQFIYKNFKTIVTVLSIIGVLVGIFKTLLSLKEH, encoded by the exons ATGGTGACAAGATTCTCTTCCACCAGCAGGGTGCGAGAG GCTTCAAGAGATGCCATTAGAAAATGGCGCCAATGGCTGTGGAACCAAGATGCAGGACGGCCTCAGACGGACTACTTAGTTGAAGGAGTCGGTGATCTGGAGATGGGGGAAGAACTATTGCATCCGTCCGTCAGA GATAATCTGTGGCTATGGTTGAGGAGAGGAGCTCCGACAGATGCCAGGGACAAACCTACCTCTCACCCCAAAAAGTCCAAGCCTATTGAGTTGAACACACAACTACCAGCACAACTGTCACCGACTGGTTACTTAAGCCCGTCCTCTGAATCCGAG GATCCAACAGATGCCAAGGGTGAACCTTCGTCTCGGTTGGAAAACTCGAAGCCCGTTGCGGAGTTGAATAAAAAAATACCTGCACAACGGACTCCGACTGGTTACTTACGCCCGTCCTCCAAATCCGAG GATCCAACAGATGCCAGTGGTGAACCTGGCTCTCGGTCGGAAAACTCCGAGGAGTTTAAGAAAGAACCTTTTTTGAACCGGGCAAAGTTTAAGAAAGAACTAGCTGCACAAAAGTCTCAGAATGATTCCGGCGAGATCAAGACTGGAGGACTATTACCTATTGTTAATTTCCATGATAGACAGGTTCAGGTCGAGGAGTGGAAGAAAGAAGCAGAGCAGTTTGAGACTGATTTTGCTGAGATGGTAATGAAGATCCATAGGTTCCCTCCAAGCCTACGAGGTCTCAGCCGGCGGTACATCGTCCCAATGGTCGTGAGCATCGGCCTTTACCACCATGGATCAAGTAACCTGCATGATATGGAGAAGGTAAAGCGTGTGGCTACACATCACTTCATCAAGGACTCAGGCCACTCATTTGAGGAGATGCATTCCACAATCTTCTCCATCATAGGTGTTGCCCGTAGCTTCTATgacacaaagcatgccaaggtcgATGTTGGTGATGCTGAATTTGCAGCTATCATGTtcattgatggttgcttcttgcTGCAGTATATGTTCATTTGTACTGACCCTGGCAAGCTGCCTCCATCATTGTTGTCTTGCTTTGAGTCCAACCAAGCTTGCATTAGCAATGACATAATGTTGCTGGAGAATCAGCTTCCTTGGCTGGTGGTCGAGACACTGAGGAGGTTCAAGCATGTGCCCGTGGAGGATTTCATTGGTAAGATGGGGCGTACGCTCCAAATACGAGGGGACATCGATAGGAGGCCTGTTGTCCTGAATAGGATGTACAAGACACCACATCTTCTTGGCACCCTCATGTTCCACATAGTGGGAATCACAAATGATAGTGCGCCTCTGTCTGATCCAAATGGTTCTAGATCTATGTCCAAAAGTATTAGTGCCATCGAGCTTGCAGAGATCGGCATCGAGCTAACACCCGGCAAGACAACAAAGTTTATGGACATGGGCATGAAGAAAGGATTCCTCTCTGGCGAGATCTTCCTGGCACCGCTGTTGCTCGACGACGTAAGGTCATGCTGGCTCGTCAACATGGTGGCTTACGAGGTATGCGCGGGCATGGCCACATGTGCGGGGAATGAAACTAATACAAGTAAGACAGTTGTCTGCTCCTATCTCTCCTTCCTGGCGATGCTAATGGATAGGGAGGAGGACGTGCACGAGCTGCGTTCAAAGCGTCTCGTGCAGGGAGAACTGACCAACAAGGAGACGCTTGACTTCTTCAAGATGCTTGTCAAGCACATAAGCGGCGGGGCCCTCTATGTTCATATCATGGAAGAGGTTGAGTCCTACAAGCTCAATAGGTGGATGTGGATCAAGGTGCACCAGTTCATCTACAAAAACTTCAAAACCATCGTCACAGTGTTGTCTATCATTGGTGTTCTTGTGGGCATCTTCAAGACTCTTCTCTCTCTCAAGGAACACTAG
- the LOC125525086 gene encoding uncharacterized protein LOC125525086 isoform X1, translating into MVTRFSSTSRVREASRDAIRKWRQWLWNQDAGRPQTDYLVEGVGDLEMGEELLHPSVRDNLWLWLRRGAPTDARDKPTSHPKKSKPIELNTQLPAQLSPTGYLSPSSESEDPTDAKGEPSSRLENSKPVAELNKKIPAQRTPTGYLRPSSKSEDPYHDLLQDPTDASGEPGSRSENSEEFKKEPFLNRAKFKKELAAQKSQNDSGEIKTGGLLPIVNFHDRQVQVEEWKKEAEQFETDFAEMVMKIHRFPPSLRGLSRRYIVPMVVSIGLYHHGSSNLHDMEKVKRVATHHFIKDSGHSFEEMHSTIFSIIGVARSFYDTKHAKVDVGDAEFAAIMFIDGCFLLQYMFICTDPGKLPPSLLSCFESNQACISNDIMLLENQLPWLVVETLRRFKHVPVEDFIGKMGRTLQIRGDIDRRPVVLNRMYKTPHLLGTLMFHIVGITNDSAPLSDPNGSRSMSKSISAIELAEIGIELTPGKTTKFMDMGMKKGFLSGEIFLAPLLLDDVRSCWLVNMVAYEVCAGMATCAGNETNTSKTVVCSYLSFLAMLMDREEDVHELRSKRLVQGELTNKETLDFFKMLVKHISGGALYVHIMEEVESYKLNRWMWIKVHQFIYKNFKTIVTVLSIIGVLVGIFKTLLSLKEH; encoded by the exons ATGGTGACAAGATTCTCTTCCACCAGCAGGGTGCGAGAG GCTTCAAGAGATGCCATTAGAAAATGGCGCCAATGGCTGTGGAACCAAGATGCAGGACGGCCTCAGACGGACTACTTAGTTGAAGGAGTCGGTGATCTGGAGATGGGGGAAGAACTATTGCATCCGTCCGTCAGA GATAATCTGTGGCTATGGTTGAGGAGAGGAGCTCCGACAGATGCCAGGGACAAACCTACCTCTCACCCCAAAAAGTCCAAGCCTATTGAGTTGAACACACAACTACCAGCACAACTGTCACCGACTGGTTACTTAAGCCCGTCCTCTGAATCCGAG GATCCAACAGATGCCAAGGGTGAACCTTCGTCTCGGTTGGAAAACTCGAAGCCCGTTGCGGAGTTGAATAAAAAAATACCTGCACAACGGACTCCGACTGGTTACTTACGCCCGTCCTCCAAATCCGAG GATCCCTACCATGACCTTCTACAGGATCCAACAGATGCCAGTGGTGAACCTGGCTCTCGGTCGGAAAACTCCGAGGAGTTTAAGAAAGAACCTTTTTTGAACCGGGCAAAGTTTAAGAAAGAACTAGCTGCACAAAAGTCTCAGAATGATTCCGGCGAGATCAAGACTGGAGGACTATTACCTATTGTTAATTTCCATGATAGACAGGTTCAGGTCGAGGAGTGGAAGAAAGAAGCAGAGCAGTTTGAGACTGATTTTGCTGAGATGGTAATGAAGATCCATAGGTTCCCTCCAAGCCTACGAGGTCTCAGCCGGCGGTACATCGTCCCAATGGTCGTGAGCATCGGCCTTTACCACCATGGATCAAGTAACCTGCATGATATGGAGAAGGTAAAGCGTGTGGCTACACATCACTTCATCAAGGACTCAGGCCACTCATTTGAGGAGATGCATTCCACAATCTTCTCCATCATAGGTGTTGCCCGTAGCTTCTATgacacaaagcatgccaaggtcgATGTTGGTGATGCTGAATTTGCAGCTATCATGTtcattgatggttgcttcttgcTGCAGTATATGTTCATTTGTACTGACCCTGGCAAGCTGCCTCCATCATTGTTGTCTTGCTTTGAGTCCAACCAAGCTTGCATTAGCAATGACATAATGTTGCTGGAGAATCAGCTTCCTTGGCTGGTGGTCGAGACACTGAGGAGGTTCAAGCATGTGCCCGTGGAGGATTTCATTGGTAAGATGGGGCGTACGCTCCAAATACGAGGGGACATCGATAGGAGGCCTGTTGTCCTGAATAGGATGTACAAGACACCACATCTTCTTGGCACCCTCATGTTCCACATAGTGGGAATCACAAATGATAGTGCGCCTCTGTCTGATCCAAATGGTTCTAGATCTATGTCCAAAAGTATTAGTGCCATCGAGCTTGCAGAGATCGGCATCGAGCTAACACCCGGCAAGACAACAAAGTTTATGGACATGGGCATGAAGAAAGGATTCCTCTCTGGCGAGATCTTCCTGGCACCGCTGTTGCTCGACGACGTAAGGTCATGCTGGCTCGTCAACATGGTGGCTTACGAGGTATGCGCGGGCATGGCCACATGTGCGGGGAATGAAACTAATACAAGTAAGACAGTTGTCTGCTCCTATCTCTCCTTCCTGGCGATGCTAATGGATAGGGAGGAGGACGTGCACGAGCTGCGTTCAAAGCGTCTCGTGCAGGGAGAACTGACCAACAAGGAGACGCTTGACTTCTTCAAGATGCTTGTCAAGCACATAAGCGGCGGGGCCCTCTATGTTCATATCATGGAAGAGGTTGAGTCCTACAAGCTCAATAGGTGGATGTGGATCAAGGTGCACCAGTTCATCTACAAAAACTTCAAAACCATCGTCACAGTGTTGTCTATCATTGGTGTTCTTGTGGGCATCTTCAAGACTCTTCTCTCTCTCAAGGAACACTAG